A single region of the Rhodoligotrophos defluvii genome encodes:
- a CDS encoding NAD(P)-dependent oxidoreductase, translating into MSKDATIGFIGLGVMGGPMCRNMARKHPGRVIAFDLSSEALAALRDTKAETAASIEALAAEADLVFLSLPGGPQVEMVCGLILTNARPGTAVVDLSTMPVAVARKMAGILAQKDIGFADAPVARTREAAQSGELAIMVGAPDALYARIRPMLDYIATDITHGGEVGAGQVLKLVNNMLVFANTVALAEMMVLGEKAGVAPETLLEAVSKGSGDSFVLRNHGRKAMLPRNFPEKAFSPEYVLKDIGYVFELAGEAGIPLPAAETARRYYSAAVEHGLGGRYFPGVIKLVEDGVMGQGGGAETS; encoded by the coding sequence ATGAGCAAGGACGCGACGATCGGATTCATCGGGCTCGGCGTCATGGGCGGCCCCATGTGCCGGAACATGGCCAGGAAGCACCCCGGGCGGGTGATCGCCTTCGACCTCTCGAGTGAGGCGCTGGCGGCATTGCGCGATACCAAAGCCGAGACCGCCGCTTCCATCGAGGCGCTGGCGGCGGAGGCGGATCTCGTCTTCCTGTCGCTGCCCGGCGGACCGCAGGTCGAGATGGTCTGCGGCCTGATTCTGACGAATGCACGGCCGGGGACGGCGGTGGTCGACCTCTCCACCATGCCCGTTGCCGTGGCGCGCAAGATGGCCGGCATCCTTGCGCAGAAGGATATCGGCTTTGCCGACGCGCCGGTGGCGCGCACGCGCGAGGCGGCCCAAAGCGGCGAGCTCGCGATCATGGTGGGCGCGCCGGACGCACTTTACGCGCGTATCCGGCCGATGCTCGACTACATCGCCACCGACATCACGCATGGCGGCGAGGTAGGGGCGGGGCAGGTGCTGAAGCTCGTCAACAACATGCTCGTTTTCGCCAACACAGTGGCTTTGGCCGAGATGATGGTTCTGGGCGAGAAGGCGGGCGTTGCCCCGGAGACGCTGCTCGAAGCGGTGTCCAAGGGATCGGGCGACAGTTTCGTTCTGCGCAATCACGGCCGCAAGGCCATGCTGCCGCGCAACTTTCCGGAAAAGGCTTTCTCGCCCGAATATGTGCTCAAGGACATCGGCTACGTCTTCGAGCTGGCAGGTGAGGCGGGCATTCCGCTGCCCGCAGCCGAGACCGCACGGCGCTATTACAGCGCCGCGGTCGAGCACGGGCTGGGCGGGCGCTACTTCCCGGGCGTGATCAAGCTCGTGGAGGATGGCGTCATGGGACAAGGCGGGGGAGCCGAGACCTCATGA
- a CDS encoding ABC transporter substrate-binding protein: protein MLSRVGYGIRAALVAAALGVAGAAGAADVGIDEEKKVVTIGAFTPVTGPVPFYAILTHAADAYYRNLNEQGGIDGWTVKYVTKDDGYDPARSVAVTRQLVEDDGIFALSASVGTATNVAVLPYAREVGLPVVSPIGGASAFFVEPNVFPLLPDYGWSAASNLDYAVNTLGLKKIALLWENDELGKSAKRGFDAYMKKLGLEPAASVPFDVKTTSFSPHIRRVANAGAEAVILFGSNANLAAALKAADLQGLDVKWFAPFFTADPSTLKLAGDLLEGVYFSSWLLPVSSDDPEIVAYRESIKKYYPEDPIGVFGLNGWSNAGIFHKGFEALLKSGKELTRENLIAALETLDNVSVGGARGVSFKPGDHRGTRQEGIIQVKNGEFELVQEFRPYPAVVFDAPMAE, encoded by the coding sequence ATGCTTTCGCGTGTCGGATATGGGATCAGGGCTGCGCTTGTGGCGGCTGCTCTGGGTGTGGCCGGGGCCGCCGGGGCCGCGGATGTCGGGATCGATGAAGAGAAGAAAGTGGTAACGATCGGCGCCTTTACGCCGGTAACCGGCCCTGTGCCCTTCTACGCGATCCTCACTCATGCCGCCGATGCGTATTACCGCAATCTCAACGAGCAGGGCGGGATCGACGGCTGGACGGTCAAGTATGTGACCAAGGATGACGGCTATGATCCCGCACGCAGCGTGGCGGTGACACGTCAGCTCGTCGAGGATGACGGCATTTTCGCGCTGTCCGCATCCGTGGGGACCGCCACCAATGTGGCTGTGCTGCCTTATGCGCGTGAGGTCGGCCTCCCCGTGGTCAGCCCCATCGGCGGAGCGAGCGCTTTTTTCGTGGAGCCGAATGTCTTTCCGCTTTTGCCGGATTACGGCTGGTCGGCGGCTTCCAACCTGGACTATGCGGTCAACACGCTGGGCTTGAAGAAGATCGCCCTTCTCTGGGAAAATGACGAGCTCGGCAAGTCGGCCAAGCGTGGTTTCGATGCCTATATGAAGAAGCTCGGGCTCGAGCCCGCGGCCTCCGTGCCGTTCGACGTCAAGACGACGAGCTTCAGCCCGCATATCCGCCGTGTCGCCAACGCCGGTGCTGAGGCCGTGATCCTCTTTGGCTCGAACGCGAATCTTGCGGCCGCCCTGAAAGCGGCGGACTTGCAGGGGCTGGACGTGAAATGGTTCGCGCCGTTCTTCACGGCTGATCCGTCGACCCTAAAGCTTGCAGGCGATCTGCTGGAAGGGGTTTATTTTTCCTCCTGGCTCCTACCGGTTTCGAGCGACGATCCGGAGATCGTTGCCTATCGCGAGTCGATCAAGAAATACTACCCGGAGGATCCAATCGGCGTGTTCGGCCTGAACGGCTGGAGCAATGCCGGGATTTTCCACAAAGGCTTCGAAGCGCTACTAAAAAGCGGCAAGGAATTGACGCGCGAGAATCTCATCGCGGCGCTTGAGACGCTGGACAATGTTTCGGTGGGCGGAGCGCGGGGTGTCTCCTTCAAGCCGGGTGATCATCGAGGCACGCGCCAGGAAGGTATCATCCAGGTGAAGAACGGGGAATTCGAGCTGGTGCAGGAATTCAGGCCCTATCCCGCTGTTGTTTTCGACGCGCCCATGGCCGAATGA
- a CDS encoding SDR family NAD(P)-dependent oxidoreductase, translating into MGLVPVSAPARLDGSVAIVTGAAGGIGRATVLALAEAGATVIATDIVEEATFSAGKVVYRRYDVTSVEETDALLGGIRREHGRIDALVLCAGTISHRSLTQSTNEEWRTILDVNLMGVVNPVRAVFPVMAEQGGGKIVALGSIAAKIGGVASGPSYVAAKSAVHGLMKWVAKAGASHGVFANVIAPGPVETPMWETVTQRAAPSPNGNVPLGRFGQPEDIAQAILFLCSPASNWITGTVLDVNGGMLMD; encoded by the coding sequence ATGGGCCTTGTTCCGGTCAGCGCGCCGGCGCGTCTCGACGGATCGGTCGCCATAGTCACGGGTGCTGCGGGAGGCATCGGCAGGGCGACGGTTTTGGCGCTTGCGGAGGCAGGCGCAACGGTGATCGCCACCGACATCGTGGAAGAGGCGACCTTCAGCGCCGGCAAGGTGGTCTACCGTCGCTATGACGTGACCTCGGTGGAGGAAACCGATGCACTTCTGGGCGGTATCCGCAGGGAGCACGGCCGCATCGATGCGCTGGTGCTTTGTGCCGGGACGATTTCCCACCGCTCGCTGACCCAATCCACCAATGAAGAGTGGCGCACGATCCTCGATGTCAACCTGATGGGCGTCGTCAATCCCGTCCGTGCCGTCTTTCCGGTGATGGCCGAGCAGGGCGGGGGCAAAATCGTGGCGCTCGGTTCCATCGCGGCGAAGATCGGCGGTGTGGCGTCCGGCCCCTCCTATGTGGCTGCCAAGTCGGCCGTGCACGGGCTGATGAAGTGGGTCGCCAAGGCGGGAGCCTCGCACGGCGTCTTTGCCAATGTCATCGCGCCGGGGCCGGTGGAAACGCCCATGTGGGAAACGGTGACGCAGCGCGCCGCCCCTTCTCCCAATGGCAACGTGCCGCTCGGGCGCTTCGGGCAGCCGGAAGATATCGCCCAAGCGATCCTCTTTCTCTGTTCACCCGCGTCCAACTGGATCACCGGAACCGTTCTCGACGTGAACGGCGGCATGTTGATGGATTGA